In one Calonectris borealis chromosome 23, bCalBor7.hap1.2, whole genome shotgun sequence genomic region, the following are encoded:
- the SPEN gene encoding msx2-interacting protein isoform X10: MQIEVTAWIGPETESENEFRPLDERIDEFHPKATRTLFIGNLEKTTTYHDLRNIFQRFGGIVDIDIKKVNGVPQYAFLQYCDIASVCKAIKKMDGEYLGNNRLKLGFGKSMPTNCVWLDGLSTNVTDQYLTRHFCRYGPVVKVVFDRLKGMALVLYNEIEYAQAAVKETKGRKIGGNKIKVDFANRESQLAFYHSMEKTGQDIRDFYEMLAERSRDERRGSYEYAPDRTYYETVRTPGTYPEDPRREYPARGREFYAEWDPYQGDYYDPRYYDDPREYRDYRGDPYEQDIREYSYRQRERERERERFESDRDRDHERRPIERSQSPTHSRRPQSPGASPSQSERLQSDSERRIYSRSSDRSGSCSSLSPPRYDKLDKARVERYAKNEKTEKERAFDQERVDKEKRLVRKEKPEKLEKEKTDKQKRKAKIHSPSSQSSETDQENEREPSPEKLKGNSKQSKERGDKEGTAKNRLELMPCVVLTRVKEKEGKVIDQPALEKLRAKLDNDTMKSPLLEQKTQTSQAEQTKSDQSKLEPVRTKVQKEKALASHVEVVDKEGKLKPKKHLKTEQTSEGANAVDLDKLEARKRRFADANLKPDRQKLEVKRSSQDEEDARMVLKKQLDATASSREATMLREGELERKPLRKEMLKRESKKLKLERLIPVTSPKEIQETLNVGGIGMRPTLDLQARLMEAADEPVEVQELSSKKLNPVKPQHKQVQLLDDQGTEREDARKNYSALPEDTPDHKLGQEKPQSTDTEEKIGIDIDHTQSYRKQMEQSRRLKQQLEMEIAKSEKFGSPKKDVDEYERRSLVHEVGKPPQDVTDDSPPSKRKKTDQFDFEISTKRERNYRSSRQVSEDSERTSCSPSIRHFPFHEDDDTLDSPRLMPLKETKESPKTEEKGLSYSNMTVREDSLKFNPYDSSRREQMAEMAKIKLSVLSSEDDSSRWETQVKQEPGRVDISFPSSIVKRDSIRKRSVRDLEPGEVPSDSDDDGENKPHSPKASSLLESSRLSFLLRDREEKLREREERLSSSLERNKFYSFALDKTITPDTKALLERAKSLSSSREENWSFLDWDSRFASFRNNKDKEKVDSAPRPIPSWYMKKKKIRTDSEGGKLDDKKEDHKEEEQERQELFASRFLHSSIFEQDSKRLQHLERKDDDLDFISGRLYGRQSSSDGTNSAADLVQEPVVLFHSRFIELTRMQQKEKEKDQKPKEVEKQEDKENRPKTPETVPDTKEPEHKTSSVVGPSSVTVLPQEPAPVASEKAANEKIVVETASVKEEKPSEPASTAEEQKPFPELAAPVKIEPPEQTEPPPVVEASKEVVATTLAPEEDAVATEHPSYLDTKPPTPGASFSQPDISVDPEPEAAQLIPPPPKLVQKSDEAAEPKEENPPPSANADASASQKVEAAAEVLPPVSDNDMEVEPPVVVKDKKSYKSKRSKTPVQSAAANVTEKPVTRKSERIDREKLKRSSSPRGETQKLSELKVEAEKVSRNAAKSPSSAAEPENVEPSLPIGRTRRRNVRSVYATTGDNEGPSPVKDSVEVTRSTRKRGEKEPQETVTTVPTTPRRGRPPKTRRKPEEDISPIKTEPVQQEVEEAETKDAVEAPKPAEGWRSPRSQKLTHSHSSAATSQQGKKGKNEPKADASAESEDAAERSGQESSVGDNSNKAKTTEKEPAASEQKRDRKELDAEKNQLEIPTVEIVEKKPVPEKVTKSKRGRYKNTKTVVDKASVCLKNVEIRLNVDEVKGALRPADEEAEPVAVSPAKMKSPQKEDILPPHFAKNEVEDPFPETEKEVMREPKQSPEAAQLAKQIELEQAVENIAKLTETPPSIATYKEPTADVPEVRQEEEGDKPAHQASETELAAAIGSIINDISGETESFPAPPTYPAESEAEIPAEPLVLPSPREEMEPETDQAVNNILETEAAVEPTVQPVPSSAPSAVETESKEAEVSFSESSNSAQEAETLQEAEVARKEKGRQKTTRQRRKRSTGRKGDAAEVNAFEPERVQSKSPPANEVKTKPEEASKEEKQTKTAPQASVEPSASDASKAAAADIVAVHEAVAESSTSPKAPAPAPLDLAAPPVPLDEGSQSGFKIRSPMENAPITPPSAPNAALPAVPAPAAKLPTPVPAAIVSLHSGAAKVPEWMVRHEEPRARSTPPPALPPDTKASDIDTNSSTLRKILMEPKYVSATSITSTHVTTTHAEPVSAPRLEEAPLHPAVEAIKPVSEEKPAVPVTNALDPPVAEAPVFSEKEKISTVIAPKATSVISRMPHSVDLEEAPRITLVKQAPQTQTCLVNAPSPKFKQRSSTNDNSRFHPGSMSIIEERPVETGSSPGLRVNTSEGVVLLSYSGQKTEGPQRISAKISQIPPASAVDIEFQQSVSKSQIKQEPITPSQPTPKGSQTSAGYGTVSTHSSLVLGTQPYNTSPVISSVKQERTALEKSDSSHLSVQTPASQPGKVLTQTVNTPPVLVHNQMVVNKKQSDPGALKVETKTLQPSNLSPGVSPHHPSLTGKMHSEANHVSSGPSTPTDRAISHLGVTKQEPHSPRTSGHSPSPFPRACHPGSTSSPALSSSTPVMLAPGIPVPQYISSMHPEQSVIMPPHSVTQTVSLGHLSQGEVRMNTPPLSGIPYGIRPEALHSPRAALQPQIEIKPQRSSTPQPAPIRDIVMPPLSSQHAPEEEMHYHHTTVCRGPAPVQSDVLVMQPDYRMHPTSIRLDQYNVPRDVRMIMHPHMAAVGEHHSETRQSRTPEGAVKTPPVSKTPQPGKETPKSSEGKMAHSPHSEPRLLSVPSSSQLPGLPLTQPVVVPHGVQIMHPAGSSFHDYRSVYGDMRNYHTAAQLGHPQFPGASPIGLPSRSMTPSQGLPEGEHSHPSQPVRSKTPQIPQDPKGPPAAGPEQSHHPTVNRHAAPIDPHVHLQRAQADTGQTSYPSPVAISMKQELPSPHQPQAVPKQSMFIPTTSGPGAPPGLPLNRPEPQSALKQEPSPHPVSQRPVDMVQLLTKYPIVWQGLLALKNDTAAVQLHFVSGNNVLAHRSLPAPEGGPPLRIAQRMRLEASQLEGVARRMMVESDYCLLLALPCGRDQEDVVNQTESLKAAFISYLQAKQAAGIINVPNPGSNQPAYVLQIFPPCEFSESHLSRLAPDLLASISNISPHLMIVIASV; encoded by the exons gtggACTTTGCAAATCGAGAAAGTCAGTTGGCATTTTATCATTCCATGGAGAAAACGGGTCAAGATATCAGAGACTTTTATGAAATGCTGGCCGAAAGAAG CAGAGATGAAAGAAGAGGATCTTACGAATATGCCCCTGATCGTACTTACTACGAGACTGTTCGGACTCCAGGGACGTATCCTGAAGATCCTCGGCGAGAATACCCAGCTCGAGGCAGAGAATTTTACGCCGAGTGGGATCCCTACCAAGGAGACTACTATGACCCACGATACTACGACGACCCACGCGAGTACAGGGATTACAGGGGCGATCCGTACGAGCAGGACATAAGGGAGTACAGCTACAGGCAacgggagagagagagggagagggaacgGTTCGAATCCGATCGGGACAGAGACCACGAACGGAGACCGATTGAACGGAGCCAGAGTCCGACGCACTCCAGGCGTCCGCAGAGCCCTGGAGCGTCTCCCTCGCAATCGGAAAGGCTGCAGAGCGATTCGGAGAGGAGGATTTACAGCAGGTCATCGGATCGCAGTGGCAGCTGCAGCTCTCTGTCTCCTCCACGATACGACAAGCTTGACAAAGCCCGCGTGGAACGTTATGCAAAAAacgaaaaaacagagaaagagcgTGCTTTCGACCAGGAGAGAGTCGACAAGGAGAAACGCTTGGTGAGAAAGGAAAAGCCGGAAAaattagaaaaggagaaaaccgATAAGCAAAAACGAAAAGCAAAAATCCATTCGCCCAGCTCTCAGTCTTCTGAAACGGATCAAGAGAATGAGAGAGAGCCCAGCCCTGAAAAACTGAAGGGCAATAGTAAACAGAGTAAAGAGAGAGGTGACAAAGAAGGGACAGCTAAAAACCGCCTGGAACTCATGCCCTGCGTTGTGTTGACCCgagtaaaagaaaaggaagggaaagttaTTGATCAGCCCGCTTTGGAGAAACTGAGAGCAAAGCTTGATAATGACACTATGAAGTCCCCACTTCTTGAACAAAAAACACAGACGTCTCAAGCTGAGCAAACCAAGTCTGATCAGTCTAAACTGGAACCTGTCAGAACCAAGGTACAAAAAGAGAAAGCCCTTGCCAGTCACGTAGAAGTGGTGGATAAGGAGGGAAAACTGAAACCCAAAAAGCACTTGAAGACAGAGCAAACTTCTGAGGGGGCCAATGCGGTAGATTTAGACAAGTTGGAGGCTCGTAAAAGACGTTTTGCCGATGCAAATCTGAAGCCTGACAGGCAAAAACTGGAAGTAAAAAGAAGCAGCCAAGATGAGGAAGATGCACGCATGGTTTTGAAAAAGCAGCTTGATGCAACGGCTTCCTCTAGAGAAGCAACAATGTTAAGGGAAGGAGAATTGGAGAGAAAACCCCTGAGGAAGGAGATGCTTAAAAGGGAATCTAAAAAACTGAAACTGGAAAGACTTATTCCTGTTACTAGTCCCAAAGAAATTCAGGAGACTCTTAATGTTGGTGGGATTGGCATGCGTCCCACCCTAGATCTGCAGGCGAGGCTAATGGAGGCAGCTGATGAACCAGTGGAAGTTCAGGAACTCTCTTCTAAAAAATTGAATCCAGTAAAACCCCAGCATAAACAGGTACAGCTACTAGACGACCaaggaacagagagagaggaCGCGAGGAAGAACTACTCTGCTCTTCCTGAAGACACACCAGACCATAAACTTGGCCAAGAGAAACCTCAGTCGACTGATACGGAGGAGAAAATTGGCATTGACATCGACCACACGCAAAGCTACAGGAAACAAATGGAGCAAAGTCGCAGGttaaaacagcagctggaaaTGGAGATAGCGAAGTCTGAGAAGTTCGGCAGTCCAAAGAAAGATGTGGATGAGTATGAAAGGCGGAGCTTGGTCCACGAGGTGGGAAAACCTCCACAAGACGTCACCGATGACTCTCCaccaagtaaaaggaaaaagactgACCAGTTTGACTTTGAAATTAgcactaaaagagaaagaaactacAGAAGTTCCCGTCAGGTGAGTGAGGACTCCGAAAGGACGTCCTGTTCCCCTAGTATCAGACACTTCCCTTTCCACGAAGATGACGACACGCTCGATTCCCCGCGGCTAATGCCATTGAAGGAAACCAAAGAGTCacctaaaacagaagaaaagggtCTTTCGTACTCCAACATGACCGTGAGGGAGGACTCGCTGAAATTTAATCCTTACGATTCCAGCAGAAGGGAGCAGATGGCAGAAATGGCTAAAATAAAACTATCCGTGCTGAGTTCTGAAGATGACTCGAGTAGGTGGGAAACACAAGTGAAGCAGGAGCCTGGTAGAGTTGATATCAGCTTTCCGAGCAGCATTGTCAAAAGAGACAGCATACGCAAGCGATCTGTCCGAGACCTGGAACCCGGGGAGGTGCCTTCAGATTCGGATGATGATGGTGAAAATAAGCCCCATTCCCCGAAAGCCTCGTCCCTGTTAGAGAGTTCCAGATTGTCTTTTTTATTAAGGGACAGAGAAGAGAAGTTACGTGAAAGAGAGGAAAGACTGTCAAGTTCcttagaaagaaacaaattctACTCTTTTGCGTTGGACAAGACAATCACACCAGACACAAAGGCCTTGCTTGAAAGAGCTAAATCTCTCTCTTCATCCAGAGAAGAAAACTGGTCCTTTCTAGATTGGGATTCAAGATTTGCTAGTTTTAGAAACAATAAAGACAAAGAGAAGGTTGACTCGGCTCCGAGACCTATTCCATCTTggtatatgaaaaagaaaaaaatcaggaccGATTCAGAAGGTGGAAAACTGGATGATAAGAAAGAAGATCATAAAGAGGAGGAACAAGAGAGACAGGAACTGTTCGCTTCTCGGTTTTTGCATAGTTCAATCTTTGAACAGGACTCCAAGCGCCTGCAGCATTTAGAGAGAAAAGACGATGATCTCGACTTCATTTCTGGTAGATTGTATGGGAGACAGTCTTCCTCCGATGGGACTAACAGCGCGGCTGATTTGGTGCAAGAACCAGTGGTTCTCTTCCACAGTAGATTTATTGAACTAACACgaatgcagcagaaagaaaaggagaaagatcaGAAGccaaaagaagtggaaaaacagGAAGATAAAGAAAACCGGCCGAAAACACCAGAAACGGTTCCTGATACTAAAGAACCAGAACATAAAACTTCCTCAGTGGTTGGTCCCTCTTCGGTCACTGTCCTGCCACAGGAACCAGCACCGGTTGCTTCTGAGAAGGCAGCAAACGAAAAGATAGTGGTGGAAACAGcttctgtaaaagaagaaaaaccatcTGAACCTGCTTCtacagcagaggaacaaaaacctTTTCCTGAACTTGCTGCTCCTGTCAAAATCGAACCACCCGAGCAAACCGAACCCCCGCCAGTCGTAGAAGCTAGTAAAGAAGTTGTCGCTACAACCCTGGCACCGGAGGAAGACGCTGTGGCAACAGAGCATCCTTCATACTTGGATACCAAGCCTCCCACTCCCGGAGCTTCGTTTTCCCAACCGGACATCAGCGTAGATCCAGAACCTGAGGCTGCCCAGTTGATTCCGCCTCCACCCAAGCTAGTTCAGAAGTCCGATGAGGCTGCCGAACCTAAAGAAGAAAATCCTCCGCCTTCTGCCAACGCTGACGCTAGCGCGAGTCAAAAGGTAGAGGCAGCTGCTGAGGTCCTGCCGCCCGTTTCTGACAATGACATGGAAGTCGAACCTCCGGTTGTTGTAAAAGATAAAAAATCCTACAAGAGTAAACGCTCCAAGACTCCCGTGCAATCGGCTGCAGCTAACGTCACAGAAAAGCCTGTCACGAGGAAGAGCGAAAGAATTGACCGTGAAAAACTCAAAAGGTCGAGCTCTCCTCGTGGGGAGACGCAGAAGCTTTCCGAATTGAAAGTGGAGGCGGAGAAGGTTTCGAGGAACGCTGCTAAATCCCCTAGTTCTGCTGCAGAGCCGGAAAACGTGGAGCCAAGCTTGCCAATAGGCCGGACTAGGCGCAGAAACGTAAGGTCAGTCTACGCTACCACAGGGGACAATGAAGGCCCATCTCCGGTGAAGGACTCCGTGGAGGTCACTAGATCCAccaggaagagaggggaaaaggaacCGCAGGAAACGGTGACAACTGTTCCTACGACCCCGAGGAGGGGAAGACCTCCAAAAACCCGCCGTAAGCCGGAGGAGGACATCTCTCCAATAAAGACAGAACCGGTACAGCAAGAGGTGGAGGAGGCTGAAACTAAAGATGCTGTGGAAGCTCCTAAACCTGCGGAAGGTTGGAGGTCTCCTAGATCCCAGAAGCTAACACACAGTCACTCATCAGCTGCTACCAGCCaacaggggaagaaagggaagaacgAACCGAAAGCCGATGCCTCAGCTGAATCTGAAGATGCTGCTGAAAGAAGCGGTCAGGAATCGAGCGTCGGTGACAACAGCAATAAAGCAAAAACCACTGAGAAGGAGCCGGCAGCGAGCGAGCAGAAACGTGATAGGAAAGAACTGGATGCAGAGAAAAACCAGCTAGAAATCCCCACAGTTGAGATAGTTGAGAAGAAGCCGGTGCCAGAAAAGGTTACGAAATCCAAAAGGGGAAGGTATAAAAATACCAAAACTGTCGTAGATAAAGCATCCGTGTGTCTCAAAAATGTAGAAATACGCCTCAATGTGGATGAAGTCAAGGGCGCCTTGCGGCCAGCTGATGAGGAGGCAGAGCCGGTGGCGGTGTCGCCGGCCAAAATGAAGAGCCCCCAAAAAGAGGACATCTTGCCACCCCATTTTGCTAAGAATGAGGTTGAAGATCCATTCCCAGAAACGGAAAAAGAGGTGATGCGGGAACCAAAGCAGTCCCCCGAAGCTGCCCAGTTAGCAAAACAGATCGAACTCGAGCAGGCCGTGGAGAATATTGCAAAACTCACCGAAACTCCTCCGTCAATTGCCACCTACAAAGAGCCGACGGCAGACGTGCCTGAAGTTCgtcaggaggaggaaggagataaACCCGCGCATCAGGCTAGTGAAACGGAGCTGGCAGCGGCCATTGGCTCCATCATCAATGATATTTCTGGGGAGACGGAAAGCTTTCCTGCACCCCCGACGTATCCGGCTGAATCGGAAGCTGAAATCCCCGCAGAGCCCTTGGTGTTACCGTCGCCTCGGGAGGAGATGGAGCCCGAGACTGATCAGGCAGTGAATAATATCCTAGAAACCGAGGCTGCCGTCGAGCCCACGGTGCAGCCggttcccagctctgccccgtcGGCGGTAGAGACAGAGAGCAAGGAGGCCGAAGTCAGCTTCAGCGAATCTTCCAACTCTGCGCAGGAGGCCGAGACCTTGCAGGAGGCTGAAGTTGCTCGGAAGGAAAAGGGCCGTCAGAAAACCACGCGGCAGAGGCGCAAAAGGAGCACGGGCAGAAAGGGCGACGCCGCTGAAGTCAACGCCTTCGAGCCGGAGAGGGTGCAGAGCAAGTCGCCCCCCGCCAACGAAGTAAAGACAAAACCCGAAGAAGCCTcgaaggaggaaaagcaaactAAAACCGCGCCTCAGGCGTCCGTGGAGCCAAGCGCTTCCGACGCCAGCAAGGCTGCAGCCGCTGACATCGTGGCCGTGCACGAAGCCGTCGCTGAGAGCAGCACCTCTCCGAAAGCGCCCGCTCCGGCTCCTCTGGACCTGGCCGCCCCGCCGGTTCCCCTCGACGAGGGGAGTCAGAGCGGGTTCAAGATACGGTCGCCCATGGAGAACGCGCCCATCACGCCGCCCAGCGCCCCAAATGCAGCCCTTCCTGCCGTCCCTGCGCCAGCGGCCAAGCTGCCCACCCCGGTGCCTGCTGCGATCGTCTCCCTTCACTCCGGCGCTGCCAAGGTGCCAGAGTGGATGGTAAGGCACGAGGAACCCCGTGCCCGCTCCACGCCCCCGCCCGCTCTCCCACCGGACACGAAGGCGTCGGATATCGATACAAACTCCAGCACTTTGAGGAAGATACTCATGGAGCCCAAGTACGTCTCGGCGACGAGCATAACCTCCACGCACGTGACGACGACGCACGCTGAGCCGGTGAGCGCGCCTCGTTTGGAGGAGGCACCCCTCCACCCGGCGGTAGAGGCCATAAAACCGGTTTCGGAGGAGAAGCCGGCAGTTCCCGTCACCAACGCCTTGGACCCACCGGTGGCCGAAGCACCGGTGTTCAGCGAGAAGGAAAAGATAAGTACCGTGATTGCTCCCAAAGCTACTTCTGTTATAAGCAGGATGCCCCACAGCGTGGATCTGGAGGAGGCTCCGAGGATCACCTTGGTGAAGCAAGCTCCCCAAACCCAGACGTGTCTCGTCAACGCCCCCTCGCCGAAATTTAAGCAGAGGTCAAGCACAAATGATAACAGTAGGTTTCATCCGGGATCGATGTCTATTATTGAGGAGAGGCCTGTAGAGACTGGATCCAGTCCAGGGCTGCGGGTGAACACCTCGGAAGGCGTAGTGCTTCTGAGTTACTCGGGGCAGAAGACAGAAGGCCCTCAGCGAATTAGTGCCAAAATCAGCCAGATTCCCCCGGCCAGCGCTGTCGACATAGAGTTTCAGCAGTCTGTGTCCAAGTCTCAGATTAAACAGGAACCTATCACGCCATCTCAGCCGACGCCGAAAGGCTCCCAGACCTCGGCGGGCTACGGGACTGTTTCCACCCATTCTTCTTTGGTACTAGGAACACAACCTTATAATACGTCGCCCGTCATCTCCTCCGTTAAACAAGAGCGCACTGCGCTGGAGAAGTCCGACTCGTCCCACCTTTCTGTCCAGACTCCAGCGTCTCAGCCCGGTAAAGTCCTCACGCAGACTGTAAACACTCCACCCGTACTCGTCCACAACCAGATGGTTGTGAACAAAAAACAGTCCGATCCAGGTGCTCTGAAAGTGGAGACCAAGACTCTGCAACCCTCCAACTTGAGTCCTGGAGTTAGTCCTCACCACCCTTCCCTCACTGGGAAAATGCATTCGGAAGCGAACCACGTCAGCTCgggacccagcaccccaaccgacCGGGCTATTTCCCACTTGGGGGTCACCAAGCAGGAGCCGCACTCGCCCCGTACTAGCGGGCACTCGCCGTCGCCGTTCCCCCGGGCTTGTCATCCCGGCAGTACCTCGTCTCCGGCTTTATCGAGCAGTACCCCGGTCATGCTGGCACCGGGAATTCCCGTTCCTCAGTACATATCCAGCATGCATCCCGAGCAATCTGTTATCATGCCCCCTCACAGCGTAACACAGACTGTGTCCCTGGGCCATCTGTCCCAAGGCGAGGTGAGAATGAACACCCCTCCTCTCTCCGGCATCCCTTACGGCATCCGCCCAGAAGCGCTCCACTcccccagagctgctctgcaaCCCCAGATAGAGATCAAACCTCAGCGATCCAGCACGCCCCAGCCGGCTCCGATACGAGACATAGTCATGCCTCCTCTGTCTTCTCAGCATGCCCCCGAGGAGGAGATGCACTACCACCACACCACGGTGTGCCGGGGACCAGCCCCCGTTCAGTCCGACGTGCTGGTGATGCAGCCGGATTACCGCATGCACCCCACGAGCATCAGGCTCGACCAGTACAACGTCCCCCGGGACGTGAGGATGATCATGCACCCGCACATGGCCGCCGTGGGCGAGCACCACTCGGAAACGAGACAATCCCGAACGCCTGAAGGGGCTGTGAAAACTCCCCCCGTCAGTAAGACCCCGCAGCCCGGAAAAGAGACGCCAAAATCCTCCGAAGGCAAGATGGCACACTCTCCTCACAGCGAACCCCGGCTCCTCAGCGTCCCCTCCAGCAGCCAGCTGCCTGGACTGCCTTTGACGCAGCCGGTGGTGGTACCGCACGGGGTACAGATCATGCACCCCGCGGGGAGCTCCTTTCACGATTATCGGTCTGTGTATGGCGACATGAGGAATTACCATACGGCGGCACAACTCGGGCATCCTCAGTTCCCGGGTGCCTCGCCGATCGGGTTGCCTTCCCGGAGCATGACCCCATCTCAG GGTCTGCCGGAGGGCGAACACTCGCACCCCAGCCAGCCAGTACGCAGCAAGACTCCTCAGATCCCCCAGGATCCCAAGGGCCCGCCGGCAGCAGGGCCCGAACAGAGTCACCACCCCACTGTAAATAGGCATGCGGCACCGATAGACCCTCACGTCCACCTTCAGAGGGCACAAGCGGACACGGGCCAGACCTCCTACCCTTCGCCCGTTGCCATTTCGATGAAACAGGAGCTTCCGTCACCGCACCAACCTCAGGCGGTTCCCAAGCAATCTATGTTTATCCCGACGACgtcgggtcccggggccccgccggggctgcccctcaATCGCCCTGAGCCCCAGTCTGCTCTCAAACAAGAGCCGTCTCCTCACCCCGTTTCGCAGAGACCTGTGGATATGGTTCAGCTTCTGACA aAATACCCCATTGTCTGGCAGGGCCTTTTGGCTCTAAAAAACGACACGGCCGCTGTTCAACTCCACTTCGTCTCCGGTAACAACGTCTTGGCGCACCGGTCGCTGCCGGCGCCGGAGGGAGGACCGCCGCTGAGAATCGCTCAGCGCATGCGACTGGAGGCTTCGCAGCTGGAGGGCGTCGCACGCAGAATGATG gtgGAGAGCGATTACTGCCTATTACTGGCCTTGCCTTGTGGCCGAGACCAGGAAGACGTAGTGAATCAGACTGAGTCACTTAAGGCTGCGTTCATCAGCTACCTGCAGGCTAAGCAAGCTGCAGGAATCATCAACGTTCCCAACCCCGGCTCTAATCAG CCTGCCTACGTTCTGCAGATCTTCCCACCCTGCGAATTTTCGGAAAGCCACCTGTCCCGCCTCGCCCCGGACCTCCTCGCCAGCATCTCCAACATCTCTCCTCACCTGATGATTGTCATCGCGTCGGTATGA